In the genome of Flaviflexus ciconiae, one region contains:
- the deoC gene encoding deoxyribose-phosphate aldolase: MNPQDVVSIVDHTLLAPEATKEDVLKLLDDAEALGTFSVCVSPTQIPLPRETSVKVAAVCGFPSGAHSATVKAAEAKELADAGVDEIDMVINVGKAKEGDFDYIKNEIAAVREAAPNVLLKVIIESAALTDDEIVAACQASVDAKADYVKTSTGYHKAGGASVSAIKLMRETVGPNIGVKASGGIRDGKFATELIEAGASRLGLSGTQKVLDTL; this comes from the coding sequence ATGAATCCTCAGGATGTTGTATCCATTGTTGACCACACGCTGCTGGCCCCGGAGGCCACGAAGGAAGACGTTCTTAAGCTCCTTGACGATGCCGAGGCGCTGGGCACCTTCTCGGTCTGCGTCTCACCCACCCAGATCCCGCTCCCGAGGGAGACAAGCGTGAAGGTTGCCGCGGTCTGCGGTTTCCCCTCGGGCGCCCACTCCGCGACCGTTAAGGCCGCCGAAGCGAAGGAACTGGCCGATGCTGGGGTTGACGAGATCGACATGGTCATCAACGTCGGCAAGGCCAAGGAGGGCGACTTCGACTACATCAAGAACGAGATCGCCGCAGTCCGCGAGGCAGCCCCGAATGTTCTCCTCAAGGTCATCATCGAGTCGGCCGCCCTGACCGACGACGAGATTGTTGCCGCCTGCCAGGCTTCCGTCGATGCGAAGGCCGACTACGTGAAGACGTCGACCGGCTACCACAAGGCTGGCGGAGCATCCGTCTCTGCCATCAAGCTCATGCGCGAGACCGTTGGTCCGAACATTGGCGTCAAGGCCTCCGGCGGTATTCGTGACGGCAAGTTTGCGACTGAACTGATCGAAGCCGGCGCAAGCCGCCTTGGCCTGTCGGGTACCCAGAAGGTTCTTGACACCCTCTAA
- a CDS encoding sugar-binding transcriptional regulator, which produces MKSGSTEHEHAMVRAAELYYNDGLLQSEVADKLRLSRWKVGRLLEEARSSGLVEIKIHHPQSRRRDLERKLMERFDCGEAVVVESQPTNAGTMALAAQAAADYLVELRPQPGIVGVSWGHTVAAIAERLPEGILREPTIVQLNGGANSLTDTVDAGSIIRMIASKSRDPRTALLPASAIVQDRELARRLMADPQVGKTLELAARAEVGLFSIGVLSPHSVLRKTNCITADEVVGLQEAGAIGDILGHYIDRFGRVVDFELDQRTIGLDIDSLAKIPKSIAVAVGEEKSGITRAVLYAGICSVLVTESKIAENVLGVEDR; this is translated from the coding sequence ATGAAAAGCGGAAGTACCGAGCACGAGCACGCCATGGTGAGAGCGGCGGAGCTGTACTACAACGACGGACTGCTCCAGTCCGAGGTTGCGGACAAGCTTCGCCTGTCCCGCTGGAAGGTGGGAAGGCTCCTTGAGGAGGCCCGGTCCTCGGGCCTTGTCGAAATTAAGATCCATCACCCTCAGTCGAGGAGGCGCGACCTCGAGCGGAAGCTCATGGAGCGCTTCGACTGCGGCGAAGCCGTTGTCGTCGAATCTCAACCGACGAACGCGGGGACGATGGCGTTGGCGGCGCAGGCCGCCGCTGACTATCTGGTCGAGCTCCGGCCGCAGCCGGGGATCGTTGGGGTTTCCTGGGGGCACACCGTGGCCGCCATTGCGGAACGGCTCCCCGAAGGTATTCTCAGGGAACCCACGATTGTGCAGCTGAATGGTGGGGCCAACTCCCTCACGGACACGGTGGATGCTGGAAGCATCATCCGGATGATTGCGAGCAAGTCCCGCGATCCCAGGACCGCGCTGCTTCCAGCATCCGCGATCGTCCAGGACCGGGAGCTTGCTCGGCGGCTCATGGCTGATCCTCAGGTGGGGAAAACACTCGAGCTTGCCGCCAGGGCCGAAGTTGGCCTCTTCTCGATTGGTGTCCTCTCACCGCATTCGGTGCTGCGGAAGACCAACTGCATCACCGCCGACGAGGTCGTGGGTCTTCAAGAGGCCGGTGCTATCGGGGATATTCTCGGGCACTACATTGACCGCTTTGGTCGGGTTGTTGACTTCGAGCTCGACCAGCGGACGATTGGCTTGGATATCGATTCCCTCGCTAAGATCCCGAAGTCGATCGCAGTTGCGGTGGGGGAGGAGAAGAGCGGAATTACCCGCGCTGTTCTCTATGCCGGGATCTGCTCGGTTCTCGTCACCGAATCCAAGATTGCTGAGAATGTCCTCGGTGTCGAGGACCGCTGA